One part of the Vicia villosa cultivar HV-30 ecotype Madison, WI linkage group LG6, Vvil1.0, whole genome shotgun sequence genome encodes these proteins:
- the LOC131613537 gene encoding uncharacterized protein LOC131613537: MEELTKEGSKYVDSAITRIVTRILKENHQVIGISIPLQTIMADPLNNTSKAEVVHTVDSDLEINKDEQGVTKNTNVTKDVNDIDNNEHPKANTETNTNVVDLDEYSDDELLTSLNPSVANRLMTRRKGKVVVQGSPKGSTQVNNPAKDTVRKKSTSAGPVKSKAVTKSKGVGPSKSWSRVIPKKRKEREIVEPESDVEVNVPNIPSRKKPTTSKLAASIPEVIFDNVSFHYASSVSRWKYVLQKRLVVERELAPNALENKEVLELIQEAGLLKTVCNLPKCYEKLVKEFVVNLSKDCGNSRSADYRKVFVRGKCVSFSPSVINKFLGRTDEAQTELEVTDNQVCQVIIAKQVKSWSMKEKLTARTKEKFDYGAYIFDQTMKHAGSFSIKGPIAFPSLLSGIILDQYSNILNEHDVVCKRESPLAFHYKLFQGKHVPDIVMTSAETSKSGASVSKAEVIAILKENCKELESRKMSLEQMIRTLEMDENEEFADTEKMEDKDDQELEEESASPAHDSEKESSSDTSARSDTKQ, from the exons ATGgaggaacttactaaagaaggatCCAAATATGTCGATAGCGCAATTACCAGGATTGTTACTCGTATTCTGAAGGAGAATCATCAAGTTATTGGAATATCTATTCCTCTTCAAACCATAATGGCTGATCCCCTCAATAACACCAGTAAGGCTGAGGTTGTTCACACGGTTGATAGTGACCTAGAAATCAACAAGGATGAACAAGGGGTTACTAAGAATACCAATGTCACCAAGGATGTCAATGACATTGACAATAATGAGCACCCTAAGGCCAATACTGAAACTAATACTAATGTGGTAGACTTAGATGAGTACTCTGACGACGAATTACTTACCTCCTTGAATCCGAGTGTAGCCAACAGGCTAATGACAAGAAGAAAAGGCAAAGTTGTTGTTCAAGGATCACCAAAAGGGAGCACTCAAGTGAACAACCCTGCCAAAGACACTGTCAGGAAGAAGAGTACTTCTGCAGGTCCTGTCAAGAGCAAAGCTGTTACCAAGAGTAAAGGGGTTGGTCCTTCAAAATCTTGGAGCAGGGTcattccaaagaaaagaaaagagcggGAAATTGTTGAACCTGAATCTGATGTTGAAGTAAATGTCCCTAACATTCCATCAAGGAAGAAGCCTACAACCAGTAAGCTTGCTGCTAGCATCCCTGAAGTTATCTTTGATAATGTGTCCTTCCACTATGCCTCTAGTGTCAGCAGATGGAAATATGTTCTCCAAAAGAGATTGGTTGTTGAAAGGGAATTGGCTCCAAATGCTCTTGAAAACAAGGAGGTCTTAGAGCTGATTCAAGAAGCTGGACTGCTAAAAACTGTGTGCAATCTTCCCAAATGTTATGAGAAGCTGGTCAAAGAATTTGTGGTAAACCTATCTAAAGATTGTGGCAATAGCAGAAGTGCAGACTATAGAAAGGTGTTTGTAAGAGGGAAGTGTGTATCGTTCTCTCCTTCTGTGATTAATAAATTCTTGGGAAGAACAGATGAAGCTCAAACCGAGCTGGAAGTAACAGACAACCAAGTCTGTCAAGTGATCATAGCCAAGCAGGTAAAAAGCTGGTCCATGAAAGAGAAGCTAACTGCAA GAACAAAGGAAAAGTTTGATTATGGAGCATATATTTTTGACCAAACCATGAAGCATGCTGGAAGCTTCAGTATTAAGGGTCCAATCGCCTTTCCATCCCTCTTGAGTGGTATAATTCTGGATCAATATTCAAACATTCTCAATGAACATGATGTAGTGTGCAAAAGAGAAAGTCCCTTGGCTTTCCATTACAAACTGTTTCAAGGAAAGCATGTTCCAGACATTGTCATGACATCAGCTGAAACTTCCAAATCTGGAGCATCAGTCAGTAAAGCAGAAGTCATAGCAATACTAAAAGAGAATTGCAAAGAACTGGAATCTAGAAAAATGTCTCTTGAACAAATGATACGTACTCTGGAAATGGATGAGAATGAGGAGTTTGCAGATACTGAAAAGATGGAAGATAAAGATGATCAAGAATTGGAAGAAGAAAGTGCTAGTCCTGCTCATGACTCTGAGAAAGAAAGTTCTTCAGACACCTCAGCTAGATCTGACACTAAGCAGTAA